In Lolium rigidum isolate FL_2022 chromosome 3, APGP_CSIRO_Lrig_0.1, whole genome shotgun sequence, the genomic window GATACTAAATAATGTAGAATCTGATAAAAAAACGAAGGAAAACAAACTCCTAGTGTCGCTGAAAGTTTAATAAAGCATACAGAGACTAAGTCTCCACCCATGTTGAAAAAAATAAGTACAATGCACGTTCCAGCTATGTGCATGCCACCATCATCAAACCTGGGTCCTCATGGCGCTGACTAATAGACCAAATACAGATCATGTTTGTACATAAGCACATAACCTGCATAGTAGAGTTCATATTCCTTTGTTGAAAACAATAACGCTCTGATAAGCATTAGTGACCAAGAGCTAAAGCTCCAACCATGATCAAATAATGTAAAACATCTAGGGACATTGACAAGAATCAATGAAATGGTTTATTTGCAAAAACAATCATGTAAAATCTTTTTAACTTTCAGTTTTGTGTTTGTCCAAGGAAAATCTAACAAACCATACCCATAAGTACTACCTCTGACCTGAAAAGTAGGTCATTTATACAAGGTTTACCGGCCAAAAATTTGTAAGTTTGACCGTGCCTATATGTGAAAAACTGTTAGCATCCATGAAATATAATTTATATTGCAAGATTTATCCTCAATCTATTTTGATAGTCTTTAATTATTTATGTAAGGCAACATGTTTGCAAAAAAATGATGGTCATATTACCATCTCAAAGATTGTGTGGATATCCTTAAAGACCTGCATTTTGGATCATGCGAGTGCAAAATATTTAACCTATCTAGATCAACCAATCAAGTAGGCTACTAGGCATTATTATGTTCTTGGAAAATCTATGGCGTCCTCTTAATTAGTCCCACAACTAGCCTTTTCATAATATTTGTCAAGATATTACAAAGGGGACCCTATTTTGATTTATATATAGTTTCTTTTGGTTCATTTAATGTGAGAGACCATGTATGAGTGTTTTTATATTGACTGAACAATCATGCATTTTTCTAGAAGAATAAATTTCCTTGCCAAAAAATTACGTTTGCGGCCATGCAAGTTTCCCCCCTTCTTAAATGTACGGATCTCATGTTCAGTTAAAAAATACTCATTTAAAATGCAAGTTTAGCCCCATAATCTGAAATTTATGCCTAACAACTTTGAGACATCTTTCAGTGCATATATATTTTTGTAAATGAATGCTATGATTTATTTTATAGAACAATAACAACAAAGTCAATTTCAGATGGTGGGAAGATATTTCTAGAGAAGTGGGGCTAACGTACTCGCGGGACCGCATTGTTGAGTGCTACCTATGGTCATATACGGCATACTATGAACAAGAGTATACACGTGCAAGAATGATCCTTGCCAAGATAATTGCAATAATGGCCATGACAGATGACACTTATGATGTACACGCTACTTTGATGGAGTGTAAACAACTCAATGAAGCTATACAGAGGTTTGAATTTGCATCATGTTGATTGATCTTCTATGTTCAGGATAAAACATTCACTCACATAATTGCATTTGAAGGTGTGACTAATTAAAGTATATGCAGATGGGAGGAGAGCGCTATTTCTCTTCTACCAGAATACCTCCAGAAGTTCTACCTCAAGCTGATAAGCACATTTAAAGAGTTTGAGGACGAGTTGAAACCAGAAGAGAAGTACCGTGTATCTTTTAGCACAAAAGCGGTACATCATTATCTGATTtatttttccattatctttccacGATGATTTGTCAATTATTTAACCTTTTTTTCAAATAACACAAATTGTAATTGGTGCTTCAAATCTAAACTACCTCAAATCGAAAACTTTTTTCCTTCATAAGAACTCTGATCTACAAAAGGTTATGCTATATATACTCCCCCACAAGCATGTAATGGTATTAGTTGTAGAAATCAAACATTTCAACATGAGGTAAAAGTTATGCTATATGTACTCTGTGCAAACATGTAATAATATTTCAAATATAATATCTTATTGTATACATTTATATCCATGCTACATTATCCCAAAAATTTATTAGAAGTATGATACATTTCTTTATTCGCAGTTtcaaatattatcaagtaaccatCTCCAAGAAGCAGAATGGTTCCATAAAAATCACAAGCCCAGATTCAATGATCAAGTGAAGGTATCTAGTATATGCTCTGGCGCACCATGGGCATGTGTTGGCTTGTTAGTTGGCATGGGTGAAACTGCAACCAAGGAGGCACTCGAATGGGCACTCGGTTGCACGGATGCTGTCAGGGCTTGTGCAGTGGTGACACGTTTTATGAATGACCTTGCTGCATTTAAGGTAAAAATTAGATCTCCAAGATTACCACCCATATTTTCTACCCATTTACCATGGCAATAGCCCTGATGAAGCATGTGTTGTTCACAGCAAGGAAAGAACAAATACGATGTGCACAGTTCAGTGGAATGTTACATTAGTGAGCATGGCGTGGCAAGTGATGTCGCCTTTGCCAAGATAGGTTCTATGATCGAAGATGCATGGAAGACCACAAATCAAGCACGCTTTGAGCGCCCTGAGCTACTTCCCGCAATACAACGAGTCGCGAACATAACAACCAGCATGATGTTCTGGTATGATGACCAGAAGGATGCTTTTACCTACAGCAACGGCCTTGAAGGGACGATTAGACGTCTGTTTGTTGATCCTATTCCCTTCTAGATAATGACGATGTGGTACATGTTTGTTGATGGTTTGATTCACCGGCAGAGCACCAGCATGACCTCATTCTAAGAAAAGTTGTATCATGTAATGTTTTCCAGTTGGGCTTTACTGCTTGACTGTTGTTTTCTTGAACAATTACAGTGAATCCTATAAGGCTTTGTATTATTCAGTAGTATTACCTCAAGTGCAAGAAAAAGCACCTGTAATTTgttatgtgcaagatgtatttTTTCAGATTGTGTCACCTGCTTGGCTGTTAAATTGAGGCTGTCGGTAGGTAGGGTGGATTGGGGCGGGGTGTATCTGTTCCGTGTTCAAACTGGAATTTTTTACCATCTTTCTGGTTCTGGTCTGGATTGTTGTATTATATATTTTTAGTTGGATATATTTAAGCTGTGCAACATCAATTACAAGAATCTTAGTTCATCTTGCATGTGTCGTGGGCTGTAGGGGGGAACCAATACCAGCTGAGAGGGCAGGCTATATAGTCCTGTACAATCACGGTGTGTCGAGAAATTATTCTATTCTACTATATCTGGGACACGATAAACAAACCAATTTACTTTGATCTAGAATTCAGCCTTCAAGTCATCTGGCGTTGGTTTTTCTGGCTTCTGAAACGATCCATGCAGCAGCAAAAGCAAAGAGTTGCTGACGACAAAGATGGAGCTGATGTTTGAgtgacatactccctccgttcctgaaTATAAGCCATAGTattttgagaaaaattccagaatataaggtttacGAGGTTGCCCCACTTGTATGGAAAATATTTTAAGTGATTTGATTATGTTTCCTtagcttatgcaaagtcctctattagttcacgttaattgcctagggttaatcccagccaaacatggtgtaatttttccaAAATgtgtgttttttaattttcgtgctaaaaaactatatggcttatatttaggaccggagggagtatataattaGAAGGGGTGATGATGCTGATGTATATCCAGCAGTATCTAGCAGTATCTGTCCTCATTAATTTAGTAACTTTTTATCTTGGTTTGACAATGTACTATGTCAGTTGAACATTTCAACGTATTATGGTAAGCAGAAAAAGGTTATGGCCATTTGGAGAAGAAGGAAATTTGGTTTGTTTTTAGAGAAAATTCCTTATATGACACTGGCTTAAAACCAGGTTCCTTATTTTACACTGTTTCACAGAGAGTATTTTGATCCATCAGCGAAAAAAATGATGGAGCAATGTGACGGAAATAAGGCAGTGTCATCTATGGCAAAAAAAACACAATGCATCAAATAGTGAAGAATTTTTTTTATCTAGTGTCAATTAAGGAACCTGGTTTTAAGCCAGTGTCATATAAGGAATTTCTCTTTAATCAGGACCGTGACAACCACTTGCAGTAACGAATAAAACTATTTGGCGTAATCAGAGAAGCACCCACACCAAAATGGAGATACGCTCACGTGAAGTGAAGATTCAAGTCTTCCTCACAGTACACTGTTCGAATATGAACTCAGTATTAAAGGGTGCCCAATTGGCCAATTGCTCTCTCGTGGTACACGAGATAAGTAAACCAAACCAACTTGCCCAGCTGTTCAAAGATTCTACGTAATGCCTATATAAGGCCATATGCCGTTCCATGTTCTTTCAGAGCTAGTACACACTACTATACAAACGATTGATTACCGGTGCATACATTTTCATGGCGTTCTCCCACGGTGCTACCGTTCCAGAGACGGCGCCTGCGTTTC contains:
- the LOC124696550 gene encoding tau-cadinol synthase-like, translated to MATAPDTAPTFHPTIWGDFFIHHNPETLQMSEECMRDRSSQLKEKVVGVLEACSNIVEKLNLVDTLQHLSIDHHFHEQIVSTLRSTHASEFNNSSLHDVALRFRLLRQHGFWVSPDVFDKFKDEDGAFKVDISNDPRELLSLYNAAHLLTHGETELEEIILLARQHLESMKSDLQPPLAEQVKRALHLPLPRTLKRLEVLHYMSEYKDEPMHNSSILELAKLDFNLLQRLHLKELKDLSRWWEDISREVGLTYSRDRIVECYLWSYTAYYEQEYTRARMILAKIIAIMAMTDDTYDVHATLMECKQLNEAIQRWEESAISLLPEYLQKFYLKLISTFKEFEDELKPEEKYRVSFSTKAFQILSSNHLQEAEWFHKNHKPRFNDQVKVSSICSGAPWACVGLLVGMGETATKEALEWALGCTDAVRACAVVTRFMNDLAAFKQGKNKYDVHSSVECYISEHGVASDVAFAKIGSMIEDAWKTTNQARFERPELLPAIQRVANITTSMMFWYDDQKDAFTYSNGLEGTIRRLFVDPIPF